GGACCCAAGCATTTACAAAAACTCATTAGCATAAAAGAACACAAAAAGTCCAAGCATTCATTAAATGATCTCCACTGTACAAACATGCAAAACCTATGGAAGAATATCCTCAAGTTTCTGATCATACTAATCTTATTAAATTTGGTGTTTTGTTTGGTTCAAAATCTAATTAAAATAAGATACCCTAGTGGGTGACCATCGTTCAGCACATAATATGGTCAAATTTGGGTTTAATGATTCTTGATTTTGGTCAAGATAATTAGCCAAAAGTTCATATGTGGGTTTTACGTTTTTACACGTAAATACATATCTTCTTTAAGTTCATCTGTATGTAATTTACCGGAAGATCTGAACCAGATACAAGCATACACTAGCCCTGAATCAAACCATAACCCGCACAACCTAACATCGAGCATTCCAGTAACACCAAATACATAACTAAAACGATTAACATATTGGCGAATCAATACTTaaaaaaaaccctagttttcaaaACGCATACAGAGCGATCGAACTTACCTGGTTGTGATCGAAGTTTTGTTGGAATCGGCAGTTGATATGCTTGGATGGTGGTCGCCACTCGCCAGAAGAGAAGAGGAGAAGACGCAAGGAACGTGTACGTACGTGGGTATTTAGGTCTTTGTTTTCATTCAGAGATTGTTTTAAAACTGAATCGCTCAGAGGCCCATGAACCATTAAGAGGTGTCCACTTAACAAACCAAACACTCTTAACTCTTACCCATTCAGATGTAGCCTCTTAATGgaatcattaagaggctaccaaacagccccttagttaaATCCTCTAAAACAAAATACCAGCAAGATAAACAAAAGTCTAACAACTTCTAAACCAAAAAACCAGCATTTTGTAAACCAGTTTCATGTACCAAAATAGAAAAATAAATCTAGGTAACAAAAGACTTCGTAGCCTTATCATATTCTTCTGCTACTGCCATTATTCTATCATTGATGTCCCTAGCTGCATAACATATTTTTTCCGTAGTAGCGTCCACTTCGCTTTACTTCGTCATAGCCTGTGTTACATAACACATATTACTCCTACATTACATGTTACCCAAAACCGACATATGTGTGCGAAATATTCATTCACTTGTATAACGAAATGTATTTAACCTAATACTTAGAAAGCAATCTGTATGGCAGAAAAGGCAGGGTTGTGTTCATCACGTTCTCTTAACCTCCTTATAATTTAGCATAGAAGCAAAAAAATTGACAATCGCAAGACCAATAAGCATACTAGGTTGTAGATCTTTCGTATACAAATGCAGCAACCCGGTTCCAACTTCAGTTTCAAACATCATTTTCCTGCATATACATAGATGTACAACATCTTTTACCTTCGTGTACTAAAAGACACACTAGTGTATAACAGTATGTACACAGATGTACAACAGTATGTACACTTGTATACAACACTACGCACACTTGTATACAACAGTACATACCCCTGTATACAGCATTATGTATAGATCTTCAGCCTAAACGcacaaaaacaacaaaaacaatgTATATTTTAACAGAATTTTCACATTTATAATCTACAATTACACTTACAAAACAACGAGAATGAATGTTAATAGTGGCAGTGGTTCGGTTACCGGTTCGGATTCCGCAAATAGAGTTAAATTAGAGGAGCCGGGTAGTAGGTCTAGGAATAATAGTAAAGTGGCAATCTTTCGGGACCGTGAAGTTGAGCGAAAGGATCCTGATTATGATAGGAGCTATGATAGGTGTGTTTTTATCTCCTACATTTACACAACAATGGGCCGGTTTGGTAACAAATTGAAATGGGTTTTCGGTCAAAATTTTTAAATATGAAACAGATGGGTTAATTGGGCTGAACTACCAGCACTTTTTCATGTGTACATTATGCAATACACGTGTGTACAGTATGCGATACACGTGTGTACCTTGTGTACATACACATATGTATAACAGAAACATACATATGTGTACCAAggaaatacacatgtgtacaccagACTATACTGAAGTATggttaaaaatataatataaaaaagaTATAAACTACACTGCAAATAAAATCCCAAAAAGTGCACATTCTACTTAACATATCAAGTCAATATGCaatatgtgttaaaaaaaaataatgtttcTTACGCATTTGTAGATGCAACCTCGTTTAGTTCTTTTTCAACCCGCTCGTCTTTTCCGTTTTTTTCTTTGGTTTCGCAACCCATAAAAAACAACAGTTTGAAATTAGGCAATTATTTAACAGCACAGTTGCAAAGACACACTGAACTCTAACCAAGTCGGAAAAGTTTATATTATGCATATGGCACTTACTTGTGCCTCTACCTATTCAGATTATCAATTAtgaaatacacatgtgtatactcATCTGAATCACGGAACTAATACCCAAAACAACTTAAAACACAACCCTAAGATAAGAATGTTCATAGCAgcttaaaaaaatataaacatgtgtACACAGCCACATTATCAATCGTgaaaatacacatgtgtatactcACCTCAATCACGGAACTAAACCCTAACCCCCTATTGGTATCGATAGAACATGTACAGTTAACATCAACATAATCGAAACAAATTTTTGCAAAACTTAAACACTAAACAGCTTAAATCGGAACCCTAACACCCATTCAACATCAAAACGATCCAAACAATAATTCTAATTAATGATTCATAAACAATGTAACCAATTCCTGACGAATCGAACAACGACGATGTCTAATCAAACAAACACGGGGGATTACATCGGTGTACCTTGGTTGCTCGCCGTTCCGACGAAGACGATGATGACGGTAAAGAGTGTTCTTCGTCGTCGCCCTTTAATCTTCTATCTTTTGTCTTCTTTTATttgataaaaacacaaaaaaatggaGGAGATGGCCGATCGATTACAGAGATGATGAACTTGAAACTGCCGATCAATTTTTGATGAAGAACCCTAAAATGGAGGAGATGGTCGATTAGAGACAATGAGAGAGAAATTGTGATATTTACAAAATTAGATTTATGAGAGAGATGATGAAACCACTGATCGATCTTTATGGGAGAGATTGTGATTGTGATATTTACATAATTAGATTTAGTATACATTTACATTAATGCCCCTATCCCCCTTATTTACTGGTTATATTTTACAAAATATTTACTAAATTGCGATTACCATAAAATTTCATCATCTAAGAAATGAAGGGTCaagatttgttcattttgttcacaactTAACcattgttcactctagaaccctaccctatatatatatatatatatatatatatatatatatatatatatatatatatatatatatatatatatatatattttgccgagggggtgggggtgtgggtttaggtttttgggtgggggtggggggtgggtgtgggtgtttagttttttttagattttttttaggtttttaggggggggggtgtGTTAGGTttattttaggtttttggggggtgggggtggggggggtttaggttttttggaggtttttttgtgaggtatagtttttttttgtttttttttgccgggggggggggtggggggtttaggttttttggttgggggggggggttagctttttgggtggtggtggggggggggttagctttttgggtggtggtggggggggggtgtttaggtttttggtggtgatgtagtgggtttagttttaggttattagacacttgtcactctataaatccttcttacacttcttacaattagaagactttgtagaataacttgacccatttttttaaatagtaaacacataccaattccaatataggcccatttacaaattattttttatggtttagaatttagctCACTTGCCATTAGGTTTATTGAgcccaatactaatttgattttttttaaataatagtaAAACATTACGGAAGGGCacatttttcaagctcgaacatgGTATGTGAATTTCTCAGAGACGCATCTGTATTTCTATAAATGGCGAATATAAGTACTAAGTAGAATCGAACTAATTTAAAATCTTTAATATATCTTGAAAAAATAATTTATTAATTCTTCTAATTAAAATGGACTAAGCTAACTAATATGAAAAAATGTTTTATAGATAGTTATTTAATTTGATTtgttgtaaattttaaaataacAATACTAATTGTTTTTCATATACTCCACCAGTCGACCTATACAACTTTTAAGTTTTAAGAGGAAACTGTACAAGGGCAAAGTATAGAAGAGGCGGGGGAGGTGACCtctcgaacttttcgctcagtagtgttatatatgtagttttcgtatagaaatttttgggtctAAAGTTTTCGACCcctggttctatagaaattttttggtatatacgttttcgactccCTTTCATTCGGTCAAGCTTCGCTGAAATTATATACATACAAtcttttatttaaaattataagaACTAAAAAGGTATTTACTATTATCTATCTACAGGAGTCAATTTTTGTCTCTCTCAAAGCCTTCCTACATATAACAATATTTGCTACTTGTGGTTCTAAACAATCATATCATCATGATTACAACCTCTCCCTTTCTTCACTCTATCCTCTTCTTCTCCATTCTTCTGTTCCTTCCTTCCATTTCTGCTCTCAATCTCGAAGGAATCACACTCCTTTCTTTCAAACACTCTCTATCCCACCAGCCTTCACTCCTCCAAAACTGGAACCAATCGGACCCCACCCCATGTTCATGGTCCGGCGTCACATGCTCCCCAAAACCCGGTCCAGTCACCGGTTTATCATTACCAAACTCCCACCTCTCCGGTTCAATCCCAATCGAGTTAGCCCGTCTTAAACGACTTCGTGTTCTTAATCTCTCCAACAATTCACTCAACGGAACTCTTCCCATTTCGGTTTTTACTGCATTTCGAAGTCTTCGCGTTCTTAATCTTTCAAATAATTATTTAACCGGCGGGATTCCCGCCGGGTTTGATTCTGTAAACGTTTTGGATTTAAGTTCCAACTCGTTTAGTGGTGCGTTACCTCTTCTATTCGGTGGAGAAAGTTTGAATTACTTGAATCTCTCCCACAATAAACTTTCTGGCTCTGTGTTTCCGGAATTCGCAGAGCAAATTCCGGCAAACGCTGTCGTTGACCTCTCGTTTAACAGCTTCACCGGCGAAATCCCACATTCGTTGTCTAATCAGAAAACCGAGTATTTcgcgggaaatgcagatttgtgTGGGAAACCACTAATGAAAACATGCACAGTTCCTTCAACACATTCGTTTCCTCCGAATGTTACTTTAGACAGTTTTGCTACTCCTGCGATTGCAGCGATTCCGAAGTACGTCGGAGAGCCGGATAAACAGAGTGGCCGGAAAGTGAATTCATGGAAGATAGTAGCTATTGTGGTCGGAGATGTTGCTGCTGTAGTGATACTAGTTGTTGTTTTCTTTCACGCGTATCAATTCCGGAAGAAGAGGAAGATGAATCAAAACCCGAAAGAATTCGTAGCCGTCGGGTTTGATGAATCTAGAGCTTGCTCCTGCTTCGGCTGTGGAACCGTGGAAGAATCATCAGATACGGAAACGTTATCCGAATCCGTAggtaaagttttaatttttttggtgAGGCTAAACTACCCTCTATGCTAAATGCACATGTGAGAAAGGAATAACATGACAATTACATTAAAAACTTAAAAGGCAAAtcattttaaaaaaatttttaCCGTTAAACTAATCTACTTTTAAATACTTTTATGTTTGTATCTTACAGGATTTGAACCCGTAAAAAACGACCAGGAAAATAAATGTTTGGTTATGGTGGATGGAGAAACGGAGCTCGAAATGGAGACGTTACTGAAGGCGTCAGCGTATATACTGGGTTCAAGCGGTGGGAGCATAGTGTATAAAGCTGTGGTGGGTGGTGATGCAGGGGTGGCATTTGCTGTTCGAAGGTTGGCAGAGTGTAGAGTCGAGAAAATGAAGGATTTTGAGAAGATTGTTAGGGCTATGGGTAAGCTTTGTTGGATAATCTTGACATGGGTTGTGGGCTTAACTGGGTCAGAAGTGTTTTAGTCTAATGGGTCAGCATGGAGCATGTGGTAGTGTTTAGTTTGCATGGTTGAAGGAATAAGGAAATTGTCACGTGGCTGAAGAATTGAAGTAATTGGTtttatattttagtgtttatttAATAATTGTTACTAGTTTGACTTCGTGTTTAGGTTGACCGAATTCTATGGATATGCAGTTGAGAAAGTGTACGTTAGAAGGATAGAATAGGTCATAGGTTGAGCCTAGTCTTTAGTTTCAGTTGCTATTTTATTGTTTCCCACGTGATGTGTATAAGGCTATTTATAGCTCTTTTGTTTATTGAATAAAAGCAAGTCTCTTCCATCTTTTCTTTTGCAAGTCTCGTTCTTCTACATATTCATCACTATACATTACCTGTGTTCTTTTGTGAGTTAAACTTGGAGCTTAAATCctacatttggtatcagagcttcggcTCATACCAGGGATCGAGAAGGGTTCTTCGTGAACCGTAGAGAGAGTCGAACAAGGCACTGTGTGAGCCGTGTTCATGTGAAGAAGAAAACACCGAAAATCTGTGTGAAGGTGTGTGGCTGTGTGCTTCGACGATTTGAAAAGAAATAGATCTGTGTGATCTTGGGGATTCTGTGTGAATCAAGAAAAGTAGATCTGTGTGATCGGAAGCTTCAACTTGCTGTGTGTGGGTTGTGTGTTTATTGAAGAAAAAAAAGGAGGAGAGATCTGTGTGATAAAGAGAAAGAAAATTCTGTGTGAATTGAAAGAGGTTTGAGGGGTGTTTGTTTTGGTTGAAAAGTGAAAGGAAAAAAAAGAAAGTAGTATTGTGGTGTTGCTGTAcgagaaaaaaaaaggaaaagataTAAACATTATTAGTTTTattttgtttgttgattatttggcAGGTAAAGAAAATGGCCGGTGATAAGAAAACGGAAGAAGGTAATACGATTGTACCCGTAAGTAGCCAAGGTAGCAGTAGCATATCGTTGCAATGTCCGAAATTGACGGACACAAATTACACTTCGTGGGCGATTTTGGTCGAAACAATCCTACGGGCGAACGGTCTTTGGGAGGCGATAGATCCGGTCACTGGAGCTACTGTGGAAGACAAGAAAAATTACACAACTAAAGCTATAATTTTTCAGTCTTTACCGGAGGATGTTTTGCTTCTGGTCGCAAAACACAAGTACGCAAAGGACGTGTGGGATTCAATCAAGGTTCGTTATCTAGGGGCTGATAGAGTTCAGAAAGCTCGGCTATCGATTTTAAGAAGCGATTTGGAAAAGCTAAAAATGAAGGAGAGTGAGACACTAGACGAGTATGCGGGAAAGATAAGCGGGATTGAAGCGAAGTTCAAGAACTTAGGATCGACTCTTGAAGACGCAACTATGGTAAGAAAGTTGTTAAATTCCGTTCCTAGGAAATATATGCAGATCGTGGCGTCTATTGAGCAGTACTCGGATGTCGATACGATGCCGTTTGAAGAGGCGGTCGGGCGATTGAAGACGTACGAAGAAAGGCTTAAATCCCATGATGACGAAGAAAATGATCAAGGCCAATTATTGCTTACAAAGGAAGATTGGGAGGAAAGAACTAGGCGGGGTGATTTTGATCAACCCGGACAAGGACGTGGTCGTGGTCAAGGTAGAGGTCGCGGTTATGGTAGAGGTCGAGGTGGTCGGTTCCAAAGCAATGAAGACCGAAAGGATCAAGGTTGGTATAGAGACAAGCGAAACATCAAATGTTATAATTGTCAAGAATACGGACATTATGCGAGCGAGTGTCCTAAGAAGgaaacaaaagaagaagaagCGAATTTGATTCGAGACGAAGATGAACCGACATTGCTTTGAAGAAACGGGTCGATGTCAAGATTATGGGGGTGATTGTTGGATAATCTTGACATGGGTTGTGGGCTTAACTGGGTCAGAAGTGTTTTAGTCTAATGGGTCAGCATGGAGCATGTGGTAGTGTTTAGTTTGCATGGTTGAAGGAATAAGGAAATTGTCACGTGGCTGAAGAATTGAAGTAATTGGTtttatattttagtgtttatttAATAATTGTTACTAGTTTGACTTCGTGTTTAGGTTGACCGAATTCTATGGATATGCAGTTGAGAAAGTGTACGTTAGAAGGATAGAATAGGTCATAGGTTGAGCCTAGTCTTTAGTTTCAGTTGCTATTTTATTGTTTCCCACGTGATGTGTATAAGGCTATTTATAGCTCTTTTGTTTATTGAATAAAAGCAAGTCTCTTCCATCTTTTCTTTTGCAAGTCTCGTTCTTCTACATATTCATCACTATACATTACCTGTGTTCTTTTGTGAGTTAAACTTGGAGCTTAAATCCTACATTCGACACCGGAATTTGGTGAAGGTTCGGGGGTTTTATTGGGGGGAAGAAGAGAAGCTTGTGATATATGATTATGTATCCGGTGGAAACTTGGCCGGCGCTGCTTACGGTACATCTAATTCTCACCCTATACTTTGTTTTTTTTCTGCGCATGTTACGACAGTTTAACATATATACACTTAAATAAATTTGTACATAAATATGGGTGTTTGAAAAATGAGACTATGTCATAACGACagtttaacatatatatatatttttttaaattatagaataatatatatagaattggtattaaaaattattaaaaaactaATATTTTCCTTTTTAAGTGTTTGGGCTATATTTTTTCCTCATTCGAGTTAGAGGCGAAGCTTGACGTTTTCGAcaggggggtcgaaaacgtatatagcAAAAAAATTCTACAGAACCagagggtcgaaaacgtatatacccaaaaatttctatacgaaaactatatatataacactactgagggAAAAGTTCCgaggggtcgggcgcccctcccagCCCCTTCAAAATTGCGCCAATGATTCGAGGAGCATAAAACTATACATCGATCATTTcaagaaataaaaaaattatgaatATATTTGGAAAACAAAAAGTTGTATTCTTATATCCATATAagaaaattccaaaaaaaatatTTGCTTTCGTTAATTTGTGGTACTAAGTTGATAGTGTTTCGCGAATTCACCTTATCTCCATACATATAAAAACATATAATAAGCCAAAACATTTTTGAATCCTACATACTACCCCATGTTGCTAAGTCCCCACCCCACTACCCCCTTTTTGAATCTTCACTTTCAAAAACCACACTTACGTACAAAATATTGTTCGCATGTGTCATGTGTGTATTTGTATTTTTattgatttcagaaaaggttggaTCGTCTTCATGTCATACATTATCTTTTGAGGTGCGGCTCAAGATAGCAAAAGGGATAGCCAAGGGACTATCTTACATTCATGAGAAAAAACATGTTCATGGTAATATGAACCCTAACAACATCCTTTTGACATCTGAAATGGATCCTGTGATCAGTGATTTTGGATTAGAGTGGTTGATATCAGGTAAAACCAATTATGCATGCGACAAATCACGCAACGACACAATAATGTGTCGTGATCATCTTCATCGTCATCATTATCAAGCACCTGAGTCATTGAAAACCTTTAAATCTAACCCCAAGTGGGACGTTTATGCGTTTGGGATTATTTTGCTTGAACTTTTTTCGGGAAAGGGCTTTTCAGATAAAGAGTTAGCTATGTGGAACACGAACTTGACGATCGCTGACATGGAGACCAATATTCTAAGGGTAACTGACCAGTTTATAACTAGTATGGACATGCATGGTACAAAAGAttctattttgagatgttttgaATTAGGGTTTAGTTGTGCATCATTGGTCCCACACAAGCGACCTTCGATGAAAGAGGCTTTGCATGTGCTTGAAAAGATCCCAAGCCCGTCATGATTAGGA
This is a stretch of genomic DNA from Helianthus annuus cultivar XRQ/B chromosome 16, HanXRQr2.0-SUNRISE, whole genome shotgun sequence. It encodes these proteins:
- the LOC110918790 gene encoding probable LRR receptor-like serine/threonine-protein kinase At4g37250, with the protein product MITTSPFLHSILFFSILLFLPSISALNLEGITLLSFKHSLSHQPSLLQNWNQSDPTPCSWSGVTCSPKPGPVTGLSLPNSHLSGSIPIELARLKRLRVLNLSNNSLNGTLPISVFTAFRSLRVLNLSNNYLTGGIPAGFDSVNVLDLSSNSFSGALPLLFGGESLNYLNLSHNKLSGSVFPEFAEQIPANAVVDLSFNSFTGEIPHSLSNQKTEYFAGNADLCGKPLMKTCTVPSTHSFPPNVTLDSFATPAIAAIPKYVGEPDKQSGRKVNSWKIVAIVVGDVAAVVILVVVFFHAYQFRKKRKMNQNPKEFVAVGFDESRACSCFGCGTVEESSDTETLSESVGFEPVKNDQENKCLVMVDGETELEMETLLKASAYILGSSGGSIVYKAVVGGDAGVAFAVRRLAECRVEKMKDFEKIVRAMGKLCWIILTWVVGLTGSEVFYKSLPSFLLQVSFFYIFITIHYLCSFVKKMAGDKKTEEGNTIVPVSSQGSSSISLQCPKLTDTNYTSWAILVETILRANGLWEAIDPVTGATVEDKKNYTTKAIIFQSLPEDVLLLVAKHKYAKDVWDSIKVRYLGADRVQKARLSILRSDLEKLKMKESETLDEYAGKISGIEAKFKNLGSTLEDATMVRKLLNSVPRKYMQIVASIEQYSDVDTMPFEEAVGRLKTYEERLKSHDDEENDQGQLLLTKEDWEERTRRGDFDQPGQGRGRGQGRGRGYGRGRGGRFQSNEDRKDQGWLTEFYGYAVEKVYQVSSIFSFASLVLLHIHHYTLPVFFCELNLELKSYIRHRNLVKVRGFYWGEEEKLVIYDYVSGGNLAGAAYEKVGSSSCHTLSFEVRLKIAKGIAKGLSYIHEKKHVHGNMNPNNILLTSEMDPVISDFGLEWLISGKTNYACDKSRNDTIMCRDHLHRHHYQAPESLKTFKSNPKWDVYAFGIILLELFSGKGFSDKELAMWNTNLTIADMETNILRVTDQFITSMDMHGTKDSILRCFELGFSCASLVPHKRPSMKEALHVLEKIPSPS